The Apus apus isolate bApuApu2 chromosome 1, bApuApu2.pri.cur, whole genome shotgun sequence nucleotide sequence GATCATACATTAGCAATCTCCATGTAGTATTGTTGTACCTATCTAGAGTAGTCTTGAACCTGTAGTTAATGGATGTACAGAAACGTCAGCCTAATAGACAGCTAGTTACTGGATTGACTGAGATGGTTTTGTACTTGTTTCTTCTACCATTGAGGTTGAACTGGTGAGGTAGCTTCAGGGTTTGCACTATACATTCCCAGTGCTTCTAAATTTAGCAGTcttcatttcagtatttttctgtcctcCAGCTCATGTTTCCAGTGATTTATTTGCTGACAAGCATGACTTCACACAACTCTTAATTTCTAGAGCTTTCTAAAAGCAGAAAGCTTACTGTTGTGTAAATACAATATTAGAGTGATACAtatgtttcttctttcactgTAGCTTATACAGGTTCTTTCTCTGCtacaattttattaattaagaTGGTCTTTAAAAAACTCTTCTTTGTAGACTTACAATAGCAGCATTAGGAGAAAAGCTTAATGATTACTGGAACGAAATGAAAAcgaagaaaaatgaagagcatCCATTAGCTTTGCCAGTTGAGGAGATACAGTGAGTATCGCTTCTAAATAGAAGCATTTTACGCAGTGTTATTGCTGTTTTACACTCAGTCATGAGAATGAACTTGTCGTGTGAAAGTTCTGGTATTTTTTCGATCACAGAAAACAACCTGATCAGACATGGGTGCAGTGTGATGGGTGTCTGAAATGGCGGAAGCTGCCAGATGGAATCGAGCATTTACCAGAAAAGTGGTACTGCTCACTGAACCCTGACCCGCAATTCCGGTAAAATGAGGTTTTGATGAATGTCTAAATACTGCTTTTAGTTCTTATTTTATCACTGGTTGTAAGCCTGAATGTTAAGGTctttctgtcactttttttcttccctgcttaaCTCAGAAATTGTAACGTGCCAGAAGAACCAGAAGATGATGATTTAATACATCCTACATATGAAAAAACTTACAAGAAAAAGTGAGTACTGGAGACTTTCTTACAAGTGTCTCAGCACTAGGAAGGAATGTGAAAACTAATGCCCTTTTTTTCTCACCTGTGGTACAACTGCAGTTCTTCTGGGGAAAATACCCAGCAGAAAATAGTGCCCTGAAATGAAGACTTGATCCTAGCAACGAATGGAACTGTTCTTTTCTCTGTTATTGGCATGTTGGCATTACATTCAAATTTCTCTCTTTGACTAATACCTGTTTGCTCTCCTAAATCAAAATTAAGAAAGTCATAATAAGAGAAGcccttttcattaaaaactacTAAGGAAAGCAATGTGGTAATTTGTGTTCTAGTACATCTTTCAAAAAGGGGCATTGTTTCATAGTGGTAAGCAGTATAAGAATAGTCTGTGATGttagagatcacagaatcaccagggctggaaaagtcctttaagatcatcaagctgCAAGCTATTAGGAGACCTTGTTTAGTTAACTTATTTTCAAGGTCCACATTGAAGCAGCCCAGTGCCTCAATACATTCATTTAAGAATAAGACGATTCTTAGCTaaggtatataaaaaaaacctgaattgGGTAATTTTAACTAATGTTGGCTAGCATTATAGAGATGGGAAtctggggggagggggatgaGTTAAGTTCTTAAAAATCTTAATCTGAGAGAGAACTTATTTGAAATTAAGCTATACTAGATTCTAAGTCCATGCAGAAAATTTTTATTCAATAAATCAGAATATATTAATTAGAACTTTATTGTATCTAACTGATATAAGGAATATTGTGTTTGCTTTTAGATTTTGAGGTTGGTTTGTGTTTATAATGAATTAACATTCTTAATCTAAGctcttaatgatttttttttttccctgctgctgtgcagagacAGGGAAAAACTGAAGAAGCGACTAGAGTACCACCAGGTAACGCTTGAGGTTGATAGGAAATGGACTTTGGTAGCAGAATTGTCCTTAGGGGCAACAGTACCATGCAGTTTGATCAGATAGGCCAGGCTCTGAGTTAGTTTGCTTTAGCTACTGGCAAACTAACTGGTTCAacattgtgttttctttttaatggttGTACAGGTTATGTTCACTATTagtaaacaaaaaatcccccatCTTTGCTGTCTCATGATGGAAAATACACCATTGCTTTCTATGTAGTAGCTAATAAAGAGTTTGTCCCTCTCACAAAATAGTACTAGAAAGATTGAAGTCACTCATACCTGGTTTTGTGCCATGACATCTAATTGTTGAAAGTGGTTTTGTTGTAGAGAGATGTGATGAGGATATGAAAGTAAAGATGTCCATAAAGCTGGGGGGTTGTGGGGATGGACAGACTTGCTAGAGCTGTAGTTTTGCAAGGAGGCACTCAAATGCAAATTAAGTGCAGATGCAGATCAACGTGGTTGAGTGATGAGAAGGTGTAGATTGTAAATCAGAATCAAATTTCCTAAGTGTGATTTAGCTTAAGTTGTTTTCAAACTAAAGTGTTAGCCTAAAATAACTCAATTTCTGGAGAAGATACTTTGCATGTGCTGTTTTAATCTGTATATTTcatggtattattttttttgacattatttttacccaagtacaaaaataatttctaaaaataaagtattgtTCTTTTTAGACAAACTGAATTAACCATGAGCAGCTCTTGCCTGAGATTCTACACAGTGCTTTAAAATAGCTGTATCTAGAGAAAGAAAGACTGTAAGAtcagaaagctgctttctgaCAGCAGTAAATCTGTGCATGGAGAGGAGTGTGCAACTGGTGTACAGCATTCAAAGTCCTCTGAGAAATCTGCCAGAGGTCTGTAATTTGCTGCTTCCTGGTATGTTGTATGTCTTAAACCAACATGGAAGGAAATACTTCACACACATCAGTAGGGTTTGGGGGAGGTATTGTGTGATCATTAAGGTAAGAAAACTGGGCTTTGCAATGTGGAGTCTAGTTAGCCTTTCTTACTGCAAAATAGTAAGCCTGGGTTCAAGGAGCACCCTGCAGTATACGTAAGAAATGTAGGTCAGAATTGTAGGTGTTGGCAGATAGTTAGAACTGCTTGAATGTGTTCTGAAGAATCTACTAatgtatgtttattttcattcttaacTAATATTATCTTATAGATCACTAATGAAACGTTTCTAAAAACACCTGTTTCTTCAAGTAAAGACTTCAAAACATTCTCAGCTGTGACTGGAAAGGAAGCTGTTCCAAGATCACTTTTACCAGAAACATCAAATGCTTCTGTCAAAAGACCTGtgcttattttaaatagatCAGTTTCTTCACCTCATTCTGATTCTGATAACAGGTTAGTGAACATATACAAAGTAGATGCCTATGTCTTTCTACAATTAATAATTTGTTAATGAAAATGGTGGTGTTGGGAGTAGTCCCATCTTCAAGTGATAGGTGCTAAAATTCATGTCACTTTTGAGAATATAGGAAGCAGCAGGCTGATTAAAGCTACCTAAAAACCTGTGAAATGTGAAAgtgaatgcagaaaaaaatactctgcaCTGGCAGGGAAGATTGCTTAGTGGTTTGCCTCTTCAGGAAAGGATTGTAGTGTTTTAACCACACTCTGCagtatgttttctttcacttttgttGGTTAAGGAACAGGTAGTGGGGGGGTTCCTGCAAATACTGAGTCAGTTTCAAAATAACCTGTGAACATAATGATTCAGTGTGTGGATGTTAGCTACTTCTTTTACAGGAAAGCATTTCTGGCTACACATCTTAAAATACTATGCAGGGGGACATTACTTTCTAGCTGTTGAGTAGTAGTTTTTAATAGTGCttgcagaaacacaaaacatagTTTGAAACAAGTGACTTGGCAGTATTTGAGCAATATAATAACTGgtttaatattttgcttctcaGTCTTAAACGGAAGACACCTAGTTGTGCGACACCTGTGTCTTTAAAGACACCTCGATTAAATGACAAAACATTCAACAAccatgatgatgatgatgtcaTTATTTTAGAGGAGAGCAGTACTCCAAAGCCTTCAGCAGATGCTGATGCTCCTGTGGTAAAAACTGAATGCATTGATTTGGatcaagagaaacagaaagaaaacactgatgtCAGAGAACCTTGCAGTGCAAGTACTTCAGAACCAAAAAGTGAACAGTTGACCTCAGCAACACAGACAGAGCTTCCAAACTTAGTTGTTAAAAAGGAAGAGGTGGAAGATGACACCGAAATTCAAGTTCCCAGGGCACAGATGGAAACAGAACAGCACAATGTTAATGGTGTTTCTGAGACATCTGTAAGTCTtgaaaatgaactgaaaaatcagctgcagttgttaaataaagaaaaagaaatgtaccAAAACAAATGTGAAGTATTAACCAAACAAGtagaaacactggaacagaggATTTTAGAAATGAATAATAAgtatgtaaaaaaagaaatgtgtcatCAGTCAACTGAGACAGTTCCTTcatttgaaggagaaaatggtCATGAGAGGAGTTTGGCAGAAGTGACTGTTCTCTATGAACGAGCCTTGGAAGAAATAGCAAAACTAAAGGAACAGTGCAGTACCCTGCAGAACTTAAAAACTGAATGCAGCAAGTGTGCTGATGGTGAAAATAAGAGCGAGGTAGATGAAATTGCTGTGCAACTGGATGATGTTTTCAGGCAACTGGACAAGTGCAGCATTGAGAGAGACAGATACAAAAGTGAGGTAAGTTTGTTTAAAACAGCTATATCCTTCAAATTAACaattacataatttttatttaattttttttgtacatgAAGTGTTGTATAGTTCAGTCTACTAACTAGTTAATCAAGCCACcaaaaagggggaagaaattGTAAATTTGCCTATGagctttgttggttttggttttggtttttttgcttccatGAATAGAAATAAGCAAACTGGAGAGAGACTGCAAGGCTCTGGAGTGGCTCTGTCTGCAAGACAAGACTGAGCAGGTTTAGAGGGGGCACACATAAAGTGGTTCAACTGACGGCTATTTTTAAGCAGTTTGTCTAGCTTATATctcacagaaaatgtaattaaaaacagTTAGGAAATTTAAACTATTTAAATCTGTCTTTATCTAATCCACGATCATTTTACTtgatttataaaattatttttacttgcttGCCAGATTGAACTActagaagtggaaaaaaatcaaattgccTGTCAGTGTGAagaactgaaagcagaaatcGCACAGTTAAAAGCTTCAATTCCAGAAGCAGTAGCACGTGCAAATGATTCTACCACCAGTAATGTAGAAGACTCTGTAAATTTTTCTGATGGAGAAAGGTATCAATTTTGTTCATTCTAGACTATATTTCAAGCATGATTTTGGTTGGCTGACTGTATCTGAAACATCTTGATGAAGGCCATGTCTGATAATGGTATAATAAAAGGCAATGCTTGGAATTCTTTACTACTGCCTCTTGTGACTCCTAACTCAGTAACAATTTTTAATCAAGtgatttctttaattttttttatttaggtaTTTGTGTGAGCAAGGTTGCCCATTGCACAATAGAATGCCATACTGACACTTCTTAAAATATCAAAAATGTTATACAATTTCTAGACACAACTTGCAGAACAAGAGAGAAAGGAGGCAGGAAAGAGGTTCATCTTTAGCTTGTGCTGTGTAGATGAACTTCACTTTGatattctatttttctttcttggatCAATAGCATTCTACTGAAGAGAGTTGGGTTGCTGTTTTGAAACTTACCTTTTCTGTAAGAACTTCTTGCTGCAGACCAGTTCTATGGAACTAGAATGTGTCCAGAGTGTATCTTTGAGCTAAATGAGGGATTAAACTTACAAAGAGAGGGCTTGCAGCTCTTGTTTAGCAGAAATAGCAAACACAGAGAAGTAGTACACATACCAGATGGAAGTGGGAATGAGGAGTCCAGCAGGAATATAGGCACACTGCCTCAGCTTGTAGGATAGAACTGAAagccagagctcagctgggaTTAAAACTGACAAGACCTGTGAAGGGCAACTAGAGGGGCTTCTGTAAGCACAgtagctgcagcaggagaactTAAGAAAAAGGTGAGCCTGCTGTTCAGTAGTTCAGGTGCTTAATAATTAAGTGAAGGACACAAGTTGTGTGAGGCATAAATTGCTGAGGTACCTAGTACATTCTTTACCTTGTTTTTTACTGCCCAGGTCCATGAGCCAAGTAGTAATCTTAAGTAGTGAAGCATTACCTGTAATAAAAGGTGACTGAAGTAAGCGACCATTTAAGCAAGTTCAACatatacaagtccatgggaccagATGAGATGCATCAGAGGGGGGTGGTCAGTTGATGGAGAGTTGGCTTGTGATAATACTTCCAAAAATTGTGGCAGTTGACATTCATGATGTCTGGAAATGCCCATATTTAGGACAGGTAGAACTACAGACTGATCAGTGTAGCCTCAGTCCCTGAGAAGAGACCATGGAGCTATTCTTGGAAGCCACCTGCAGCCCCATGATAGTCAAGGTGATTAGGAACAATCAGTGTGGGTTTACTGAGGGCAAATCAAGTCTTTGCAGCCTCATTGACTTCTACAGTGAGATGACCAGCTCTTTGGACCTACATTTTGGTAAACCTTTTAACGTGGGCtgctgtaattctgtgataGTGAAGTTTGTGAGATACAGTTTGGATAGGTAAAGGAGAAGGTGGGTCATAAAATTGGCCACACTGCTGAGCTCATGGATCAATATCAAGGCTAGTAATAGTTAATGCCTTCATTAATGGCCTAGGTGACAGAGCAAATTTAACCCCATAAATTCACAATTACATCAAATTGGAAGGAACTATTGATACTCTGGTGGGTAGGACTGCTGTTGAGGGATCTTGACAAATTGGAACAAAGTGTTGAAAGAAACTACCTGGAAGGTCAATGAAAGCAGCTGCAAAGTTCTGCACCTGTGCTGAAAATACCCCATGCAGCTGAACAAGTTGGAGACTACTGTAGGAAAGAAGCTCAGAAGAAGATGGCCCGTGATGCTGGTGGACTAAAAGTTGAATGTGAGTCAGCAGTGCGCTCTTGTGGTGGGAGAGCAAGAGTACTTTACTGGGTTATATTTGCAAGAGTGCAGCCAGCACTACTGGCCATTGTGAGGCAAAAAatagagtactgtgtccagttttgggctccatGGTATTCAGCTGACACTGGCATATTGGAGTAAGTCTACcaaagggccaccaagatgggTGGGGTCCTGGAGCATCTGATaacagaagaggaaactgagggaaGTAGCCTTAGGAAGAGTGAGTTACCTTGAAATACTGTTGCTCTTTTCTGATGCCTaatgagaagctgcagaaaagatGAAGCCAGCCTCTTACAAGCacagtgataggatgagaggcaaTAGGCACAAGCTGCAGCAagggaaattccatttaaagaTTAGAGGCCAGAAGTGTTCACAGCGAAGGTGGTCAAACTCTGAAAAAGAGGCCTAGGGAGACAGTGGAATCTCCGTATTTGGAGATTTTCAAAACACAAGAAGGTCCTAACCAACCTTATTGGAGTTAGCCCCTGAACATGTGTTGcaaggctgggggaggagacaATAGACTGGATGGTTTCCAGACACCCCTTTCAATCTAACTTTTTCTGTGGTTCAATCTCCTCTTTATCTTCCAGcgtttcattttcttcctaaagCATCTGACTTGTGCTCCCTAAAAGAACTGGCAAATATGTGCAGGACTTGTCTTTAATTCTACCACAAGTCCTGTTGGCATATGATGGCACTGTGAAGACTGGCTACTGGAGATGATAAAGGAACTGATGGTAGAAGGAAACACTCAAGAGAAGGGATGGGTGATTTGGAAGCAATTTGAGCAGGAAGAGGACAGAGCGAGGGGAtccaggaaagaaagcaaaaagagaaagcataGCATTTTTTCCTGCACTATATATAACTCTTaccttatttcttctttgtattttaaagccttTAGACAAGCTACTCTTTCTtgccttctctcttctttttctcttcttttgttcCTGTAAGTGGTGGTAGTTTGTGCTtctaaatgtataaaaatactgGAGTTTGATACTGgtttgagaaataaaaaggtGGTGTGGGAT carries:
- the MORC3 gene encoding MORC family CW-type zinc finger protein 3 — translated: MAAKTQGGIRLSALCPKFLHTNSTSHTWPFSAIAELIDNAYDPDVSAKQIWIDKTVINDNICLTFTDNGNGMNSEKLHKMLSFGFSEKSVMNGRVPVGLYGNGFKSGSMRLGKDAIVFTKNGETMSVGLLSQTFLEVTKAEHVMVPIVTFNNQRQISDPAESKNSLKAILTHSLFSTEEKLLAELDAIMGKKGTRIIIWNLRRDKNEKPEFDFDKDKYDIRIPEDLDETGKRGYKKQERLDQIVPESDYSLRAYCSILYLKPTMQIILRGQKVKTQLVSKSLAFIERDIYRPKFLNAKTVRITFGFNCRNKDHYGIMMYHKNRLIKAYERVGCQLKANNMGVGVVGIIECNFLKPTHNKQDFDYTNEYRLTIAALGEKLNDYWNEMKTKKNEEHPLALPVEEIQKQPDQTWVQCDGCLKWRKLPDGIEHLPEKWYCSLNPDPQFRNCNVPEEPEDDDLIHPTYEKTYKKKDREKLKKRLEYHQITNETFLKTPVSSSKDFKTFSAVTGKEAVPRSLLPETSNASVKRPVLILNRSVSSPHSDSDNSLKRKTPSCATPVSLKTPRLNDKTFNNHDDDDVIILEESSTPKPSADADAPVVKTECIDLDQEKQKENTDVREPCSASTSEPKSEQLTSATQTELPNLVVKKEEVEDDTEIQVPRAQMETEQHNVNGVSETSVSLENELKNQLQLLNKEKEMYQNKCEVLTKQVETLEQRILEMNNKYVKKEMCHQSTETVPSFEGENGHERSLAEVTVLYERALEEIAKLKEQCSTLQNLKTECSKCADGENKSEVDEIAVQLDDVFRQLDKCSIERDRYKSEIELLEVEKNQIACQCEELKAEIAQLKASIPEAVARANDSTTSNVEDSVNFSDGESLKLRSLRVNVGQLLATIMPDLDLQQVNYDIDVVDEILGQVVEQMHEISST